One genomic region from Solwaraspora sp. WMMD792 encodes:
- a CDS encoding MATE family efflux transporter yields the protein MATSRTAPPSPPSGPGPEPQSASTRRIVRLALPAFVVLAAEPIYVLVDTAVVGRLGPVALAAVAVGGTVMSVAAWLGTVAAYGTTGRAARRYGAGDRSAALAEGVQASWLGAFAGLLLAVALQILAGPITAGLAGQHSPVADAAEQWLRIAAWGAPGLLLAAAGNGWMRGVQETRRPVRYVLAANVVSAVLCPVLVYPLGLGLTGSAVANVVAQTLGGLLFVRALVTAGAPLRPRPHLLLTHLTVGRDLLIRGAAFQVSFLSATAVAARYGTIQVGAHQIAIQLWFFTALAMDALAIAGQSLVGAALGAGDAAGARLLARRLVLFGAVAGVGFAVLFAVGAPVIPGWFSPDPGVHDQAMVIWPWFVALQPVAGVVFALDGVFIGAGDLRYLRDLTIGGALGGFLPVIWAGYLLDLGLAGIWAGLAVFMLVRLVGLVHRLKSPRWTVLGVPAGRT from the coding sequence ATGGCCACCTCCCGCACGGCGCCCCCATCTCCACCGTCAGGCCCGGGGCCCGAACCACAGTCGGCGTCCACCCGACGGATCGTGCGCCTGGCACTGCCCGCTTTTGTCGTGCTGGCGGCCGAGCCGATCTACGTCCTCGTCGACACCGCCGTCGTCGGCCGTCTCGGGCCGGTGGCCCTCGCCGCCGTCGCGGTGGGCGGCACCGTGATGTCGGTCGCCGCCTGGCTCGGCACCGTCGCGGCGTACGGCACCACCGGCCGTGCCGCCCGCCGTTACGGCGCCGGCGACCGGTCCGCCGCCCTGGCCGAGGGAGTCCAGGCGTCCTGGCTCGGGGCGTTCGCCGGACTGCTGCTCGCCGTGGCGCTGCAGATCCTGGCCGGTCCGATCACCGCTGGGCTCGCCGGGCAGCACAGCCCGGTCGCCGACGCCGCCGAGCAGTGGCTGCGGATCGCTGCCTGGGGCGCGCCGGGTCTGCTACTGGCTGCCGCCGGCAACGGCTGGATGCGCGGGGTGCAGGAGACCCGCCGTCCGGTGCGGTACGTGCTGGCGGCCAACGTCGTCTCCGCTGTGCTCTGCCCGGTGCTGGTCTACCCGCTGGGTCTGGGGCTGACCGGATCGGCGGTGGCCAACGTCGTCGCGCAGACCCTGGGCGGTCTGCTCTTCGTCCGGGCGTTGGTGACGGCCGGGGCACCGTTGCGCCCCCGGCCGCACCTCCTGCTGACCCACCTCACCGTCGGACGTGACCTGCTGATCCGAGGTGCCGCGTTCCAGGTGAGCTTCCTGTCCGCCACCGCAGTCGCGGCCCGGTACGGCACCATCCAGGTCGGTGCCCACCAGATCGCCATCCAGCTGTGGTTCTTCACCGCGCTGGCGATGGACGCGCTGGCGATCGCCGGGCAGTCGCTGGTCGGCGCGGCGCTGGGCGCCGGAGACGCGGCGGGCGCCCGGCTGCTCGCCCGCCGGCTGGTGCTGTTCGGCGCCGTTGCCGGCGTCGGGTTCGCGGTGCTGTTCGCCGTCGGTGCCCCGGTGATTCCCGGCTGGTTCAGCCCCGACCCCGGGGTGCACGACCAGGCGATGGTCATCTGGCCGTGGTTCGTGGCGTTGCAGCCGGTAGCCGGGGTGGTCTTCGCTCTCGACGGGGTCTTCATCGGGGCGGGTGATCTGCGTTACCTGCGTGACCTCACGATCGGTGGCGCGCTCGGCGGATTCCTGCCGGTCATCTGGGCCGGCTACCTGCTCGACCTCGGTCTGGCCGGCATCTGGGCCGGGCTGGCGGTGTTCATGCTGGTCCGGCTGGTCGGGCTGGTCCACCGGCTGAAGTCGCCGCGGTGGACGGTGCTCGGCGTGCCGGCCGGCCGGACCTGA
- the truB gene encoding tRNA pseudouridine(55) synthase TruB, whose protein sequence is MSTHGLIVVDKPAGMTSHDVVARIRRLAGTRRVGHGGTLDPMATGVLVVAVNRATRLLTYVLGVGKTYTATIRLGVSTVTDDAEGEVTDRSSVDGVTEERIRAGLAALTGEIDQVPSAVSAIKINGQRAYRRVRSGEQVELAARRVTISRLDAVAVHPPTDGSVDVDVEVACSSGTYIRAIARDLGAALGVGGHLTALRRTAVGGFTAAEAATLAELEQRAPDVVQLPMAAAAGRLLTSREVGAEEARVLGHGGPITPVGRPGPYAVYAPDGELLAVVSERDGRARAEIVLAPA, encoded by the coding sequence GTGAGTACGCACGGACTGATCGTGGTCGACAAGCCGGCCGGGATGACCTCGCACGACGTCGTCGCCCGGATCCGGCGGTTGGCCGGCACCCGGCGGGTGGGCCACGGCGGCACCCTGGATCCGATGGCGACCGGCGTGCTGGTGGTCGCGGTGAACCGGGCCACCCGGCTGCTCACCTACGTGCTCGGCGTCGGCAAGACCTACACGGCCACCATCCGGCTCGGCGTGTCGACGGTGACCGACGACGCCGAGGGGGAGGTCACCGACCGGTCGTCGGTGGACGGTGTCACCGAGGAGCGGATCCGGGCCGGCCTGGCGGCGCTGACCGGGGAAATCGACCAGGTGCCCAGCGCCGTGAGCGCAATCAAGATCAACGGACAGCGGGCGTACCGGCGGGTCCGCTCCGGTGAGCAGGTCGAGCTGGCCGCCCGCCGAGTGACCATCTCCCGCCTCGACGCGGTCGCCGTCCACCCGCCGACCGACGGCAGCGTCGACGTCGACGTCGAGGTGGCCTGCTCGTCCGGCACGTACATTCGGGCCATCGCCCGGGACCTGGGGGCCGCGCTCGGCGTCGGTGGGCACCTCACCGCGCTGCGCCGGACCGCGGTCGGCGGGTTCACGGCGGCCGAAGCCGCCACCCTGGCCGAGCTTGAGCAGCGGGCACCGGACGTGGTGCAGTTGCCCATGGCGGCCGCCGCTGGTCGGCTCCTCACCAGCCGTGAGGTCGGCGCGGAGGAGGCCCGGGTGCTCGGCCACGGTGGTCCGATAACGCCGGTCGGCCGGCCCGGGCCGTACGCGGTCTACGCCCCGGACGGCGAACTGCTCGCGGTGGTGTCGGAACGCGACGGCCGGGCCCGGGCGGAGATCGTGCTCGCGCCGGCGTGA
- a CDS encoding bifunctional riboflavin kinase/FAD synthetase yields the protein MQRWRGVEAAGGGWGRAVVTIGVFDGIHRGHQATIGHAVKRARDLGIQSVVVTFDPHPAEVVRPGSHPAVLTGPARKAELIESLGVDVLCVLPFTVEFSRLTAEQFVHDLLVEHLHAAVVVVGENFRFGHRATGDVALLARLGRRFGFAVEDASLVTDSGTVFSSTYIRACIDAGDVTAAAAALGRPHRLEGVVVRGDRRGREIGFPTANLLTPRYAAVPADGIYAARLVRSDGPVRPDGLSGGGPGLPAAASIGTNPTFAGRDRRVEAYVLDFDRDIYGEQVAIDFVARLRETRRFDGVGPLVAQMNEDVAQVRTVLGA from the coding sequence ATGCAGCGGTGGCGGGGAGTGGAGGCGGCCGGTGGCGGCTGGGGCCGCGCGGTGGTCACCATCGGGGTGTTCGACGGCATCCACCGCGGGCATCAGGCAACCATCGGGCACGCCGTCAAGCGGGCCCGTGACCTCGGTATCCAGTCCGTGGTGGTGACCTTCGACCCGCATCCGGCAGAGGTGGTGCGGCCCGGTAGCCATCCGGCGGTACTCACCGGGCCGGCCCGCAAGGCCGAGCTGATCGAATCGCTCGGCGTGGACGTGCTCTGCGTGCTGCCGTTCACCGTCGAGTTCTCCCGGCTGACCGCCGAGCAGTTCGTCCACGACCTGCTGGTCGAGCACCTGCACGCCGCCGTGGTGGTGGTGGGGGAGAACTTCCGGTTCGGGCACCGGGCCACCGGCGACGTCGCGCTGCTGGCGCGGCTCGGTCGCCGGTTCGGGTTCGCCGTGGAGGACGCCAGCCTGGTCACCGACAGCGGTACGGTCTTCTCGTCGACGTACATCCGGGCCTGTATCGACGCCGGGGACGTGACCGCCGCCGCCGCCGCACTCGGCCGGCCGCACCGCCTCGAAGGGGTGGTGGTCCGCGGCGACCGTCGCGGCCGGGAGATCGGCTTTCCCACCGCGAACCTGCTCACCCCGCGGTACGCGGCGGTGCCGGCGGACGGCATCTACGCGGCCCGGCTGGTGCGCTCGGACGGCCCGGTCCGCCCGGACGGGCTCAGCGGAGGAGGCCCCGGGCTGCCGGCCGCGGCCTCCATCGGCACCAACCCCACCTTCGCCGGCCGCGACCGCCGGGTGGAGGCGTACGTCCTCGACTTCGACCGGGACATCTACGGCGAGCAGGTGGCGATCGACTTCGTCGCCCGGTTGCGGGAGACCCGCCGGTTCGACGGGGTCGGTCCGTTGGTCGCCCAGATGAACGAGGACGTCGCCCAGGTCCGGACGGTGCTCGGGGC